CAGGTCGTTCCCGTTCCCGGTGGGGCCGCCCTGCAGGACGACCTCCCAGCCCTCCGCGCGGCGTTCGACGACGACGCCGCCGTCGCCGACCGCGTGTGCGTTGGTCGCCGTGTGGGCGACGTCGTGAAGCGTGCTGTCGACCGGTGTCTCGACGGACGTCCAGCCGTCCTCGCCGGCGGTGACGGCGGGAACGGTAGCTGCGGCGAGCGATGCGCCTGCGAGTTGCAGCGTCGAACGACGAGTGAAACGCGCCATAGCGCACTCGGGAGTTCGAAGCGTGATTTTCATAAAAGCAGGACATTATTTTTACTGCCCAGTAATTGTGGGAAACGATGCGGGGAGCGTGACGATTATCGCCCCGTCGGTTTCCCGCCCGCGACGGTCGCGTAGCAGTTCCCGCTCGAGAGCTCCCACTTGAGGACGTCGAGGTCGCTGTCGGCGAGGTCTCGCTCGAACTCCGCGGGGTCGTAGATGTGGTAGAACCGATCGACTGGCTCCCCGCCGGGGAGGGTCCACTCGACGGTCGTATCGAACCCCTCGTCCTCGTCGAACCGATCGTGGGCGGTCGACCAGGCGCTGACGAGCGCGCGCCCCTCGGGAGCCAGCACGCGCGCAAGTTCGTCCAGGCTCGCCAGCCGGCTCGCTCGCGTCGGCAGGTGGTGCAGCGTCGCGACGTAGACCACGACGTCGACGGCGTCCGCGGCCAGGGGGAGAGTCGCAGCGTCGCCCTGCACTAGCGAGACGTCGAACTCGCGTTCGCGGGCCCGCTCGCGCCCGGTCTCGAGCAGGCCGCGGCTGACGTCGAGACCGATCGTCCGTTCGACGCCCGCGTCCTCGGCCAGTAGCTGGGCGTGACGGCAGTTTCCACACCCGAGATCGAGCCCGACGGCCCGCTCGCCCTCGAGCTCCCTGAGAAACGACTCGACCTCCGGCCAGGCGTACTCCCGGGTTGAGGCGAAGTGGGTGGCGATCCGGTCGTAGGTGTCGCGAATGGCCTTCCGACGGTCCATCTCGGTCGGTTCGAGCACGCGAGCGGGCAAAAGGCGTTCGATGAGACGACCGGTCGGCGACACCGACTACGTTTGCCCACGCGAACCGCGTCCGCCAACCGATCTATCGAACTTCCGATGTGTTTTGCGTTACGTTCATACGGCGGGAGTGCCAAGCGACGGTACGGAATGAGGCGTGAGCACTTCACACTGGACGTTAGCAATGTCGACTGGGTCGAGACCGACGGCGAACCGGCGAAACCATCGGTATCGATCGACTTCACCGGCCCAGCGACGGATCTCCGCGAGCGCCTTACCGGCTCGGACGGCGACGTCCTCGAGGCGAGCGAGACCGACGCAGCCCTCCGTCTACAGGGGCCCCTCGGCAAGGACACAGACGGCGTCGTGAGCCTTGCCAACCGGACGACTGGCGAGTTCCTCCTCGAACTCAACGAGGACGCCGACAACGTCCTGCGGTTTATCCGCGCGGCGCGGGGGTACGGTGAGGACAAAACCGACGACGGTCGGTACGAGATCGAGATCCTGTTCGACGGCGAGGAGTTCATCAGGTACGATAAGGAGACCTTCCTGGTCTACGACGAGGATGGAAACCTCCTCCGCCAGCATAGTCTCATCCCCAGCGGCATCGAGCTCTAGCCAGCGGCTGGGAATCGACCGGCAGTTATAAGTGTTTTAGGGACGCCTAAATCGAATGTACGCCGGCACACGCCGGAAATCGATATGGCGAACGGACAACTACTCACGTCGGCGACCGACGAAGCGCAGTCGAGAACTCCATCTCCAGAGCCGGAGCCGGAGTCGGACGAGGAGACCGTTCTCGAGCTCGAGGACGTCGCGAAACGGTACGGTACCGAGGACGTGATCTCGGAGCTCTCGCTGTCCGTTCGTGACGGCGAGATTCTCACCCTGCTGGGCCCGTCGGGCTGTGGCAAGACGACCACGCTGCGCCTGATCGCGGGACTGGAGCGACCCAACGCGGGCGCGGTCCGACTCCAGCAGACTCCGGTCGCGGGCGAGGGTCGGTTCGTTCCACCCGAGGAGCGCGGAACTGGTGTCGTCTTTCAGGAGTTCGCGCTGTTTCCCCACCTCACCGCCCGCGAAAACATCGCGTTCGGACTGCAGGAGTGGGCCGAACCCGACCGCGAGGCCCGCGTTGCGGAGCTGCTCGAGCTGGTCGGCCTCGAGAACCACGGCGAGGACTATCCCGACGAGCTCTCGGGCGGCCAGCAACAGCGGATCGCGCTCGCCCGGTCGCTGGCGCCCGAACCCGAGATGCTGTTGCTCGACGAGCCGTTTTCGAACCTCGACGTCGACCTGCGCGTCGAGATGCGCGAGGAGGTTCGTCGGATCATCAAGGAGGCGGGCGTCACCGCGGTTTCGGTGACCCACGACCAGGAGGAGGCGCTGTCGATCTCCGATCGGGTCGCCGTGATGAACGACGGCGACATCGAGCAGATCGACACCCCCGAACAGGTGTTCCAGCAGCCCGAGTCGCGGTTCGTCGCGGGCTTTCTGGGCCACGCCAGTTTCCTCTCCGGGGAGGTCCGGGGCGACCACGTCGACACCGCGCTCGGTCGGGTCCTGCGGGACAACGTCAACGGGCTCGCCCACCAGTACGACGGCACCACCGTCGACCTGCTCGTCCGTCCGGACGACGTGACCGCCTATCCGGCCGCAGAGACCGACGCCGCGGCCGACGGCACCGTCGTCTACCGGCGCTATCTCGGCCCGACCGTGCTCTACCGCGTCGAACTCGACACCGGCGAGACGATCGAGTGTATGCACAACCACTCGGATCGGATCGACCTGGACGAACGCGTCGCGGTGCGGGTCACTGCCGACCACGAACTCGCCTGGTTCCCCGCCGAGCAGCGCGACCGGACGTCCGCGGCTGCCGACGACTGACCGACAGCACCGATCCGTTCCGCCCGATTTTCCGGCGACGCGGCGGTTTTGCGACGCGTCGCCACACAATGCTTAAACCGAAACCGTCCCTACGGACGGGTATGCACAAGGACGAACTCCTCGAACTCCACGAAGAACTCGTCGTAATTATGGAGTACTTCTCGGAGCGCGAGGAGGTCGACGAGGAGTTGTTCGATCCGTACCGCCAGCTCGACGTCGATCCCTCGCACGTCCACAAGTCGAAAAGCGAGCACAAACACGCCGTCTTCGTGCTTGGCAACGCGTTAGCGAAGGCGATGAGCGAGGACGAGTTCTCGAGTGCCGGCCGGATCGGCAAGCGCATGAAAGAACTCGCCGAGGACGCCGAGTCGAAGATATAGACGAAACGTATTTGTCTCGGATCCTGGTTGTTCATGCATGGACTCGCGCACGCAAGAGCGCGTCGAACGCTGGGACGCTCGCCCGTTCGACGGTGATCTCCGCGCGCTGGCCGGAGCCGATTTTTCCGGTGCCGTCGCCGACGACGGTAGCTGGCTGTTCCTGCTTGGCGGGCGCATCGTCGGCGTCGTCGACGGCGCCCCAGCGGAGTTCGCGGGCGGCTCGGGGACGGTCTACGAGGCGCCCCACCGTGCGCTTCCGTTGCTCTGCTCGATGGAAACACAGCGTGACACACCCCGCGGGACGTACTACACGAACGAGACGCCCCTCGAGGAGGTCGATCGCACCCTCCAGGAGGGATCGTTCACGGGCTTTGTCGAACTGAGCGAGAACGTCCACAGCGGCGACTACTATCTCGTTTACTACGGCGGCCGCCGGATGGCGATCGCCTACGTCGGCAACGCCGAACGTCTGCTCGTCGGAACGGAGGCGTTCGAACGGGCGGCCGACGAGGTCGGCATCTACGAGGTCGTCGACGTCGACATCGAGGTCACCGACGTCGACGAGCTGGCCCTCGCCGGGCGCGACGCCGAACCTGCGACACGAACGGACGGCGACCTGGAGCATGCCGCAAGCGCCGAAACCGCTCGGGCGACCGCGAGCTCGGCGTCGGTAGAGTCGTCCTCGGATACGGCCGAGGCGACGTCCGGAGTGGATCGTTCGGACGACGGCGACGAGCCCGAATCGACGATCCAAGACGAACCCGCGTCCCGAGACGAGGCCGACGACGCCACAGCCGAGTCGACACAGTCGTCCGGGACGACCGAGCCGGAGCCCGACGCCGACCGCGCTCCCGAGAACGCGTCCGGGCCGGCGGCCGTCGCGTCCGAGGACGAAGACCGCACGAACGAGCTGGAGACGCTTCGAACCCGCAATCAGGAGCTGTCAGCGACCGTCGACCGACTCCGGTCGCGGGTGCGAACGCTCGAGTCGGAGCTCGAGAGCGCCCGTGCGGGCACCGAGCGGTCGGCGCCCGGCCCCGACCTCGATCTCGACGAGGCGCTCTCGCAGACGAACCTCTTCGTTCGGTACGACTCCCGGAGCCAGCCGACCCTCGATACGGCCCATGAGAGCCACGTCGACCGCGCGGAGGTCGACGCGAACCTTCGCCTGGAGTACCACACCCAGTTCGACGACGTCGGCGCCACCGTCGACGGCGACCCCTTCGAGGACGTCCTGGCCGAGACGATGGCGTTTCGGTTCCTCGAGTGGCTCACGACGGAGCTGTTCTTCGAGATCCGCGACACCGGCCGTGCGGACGCGCTCGGCGAACTCTACGAGGGGATCTCGCGGATCGATCGCGTCGAGCTCGACTCCTCGATCCCGATCGAGGACGGCGACCGGGAGGCCGTCGCGTTCGACGTCGTCGCCTACGACAAGATGGGGAATCCACTGCTGGTCGCGACGCTGAACGACTCCCGGGAGCCGATCCCGCGGGACGTCCTCGAGGGTGTGGCGACGGACGCCGCGGCGGTCGCCCGCCGTCACTCGGAGCTTGCGGCCGCGCTCGTCGTGACCCGGAGCTACTTCGAGCCCGGGGCGCTCGAGGTCGTCGAGGAGGCGACGAAAAGCGGCTTTCTCAGCCGCGGCTCGCGGCTGAGCTACGTCAACAGTCCGGGCTACCACCTCTGTCTGGCGGAGCTGCGATCCGCGGGCTTTCACGTGACGGTTCCGGAGCTCTGAGATCGGAACTACCGCTGGCGCCCTCGGGAACGAAACGACGAAAAAGAGAGACTACCCTTCGATCTCGGCGGCGTCTTCGATCTTCATCCCCTCGAGCTTGTCGACGATGTCGTCAATCTTCCCGTCGAGGTCGTCGACGAACTCCGCGGTGCGTTCGGTCTTGATCGCACCCTGGCTCGAGGGCTCGATGAGGTTCTCCTCCTCGAGGACTCGCAGAGAGTACCGGACCTTGTGGTGAGGGTATCCCGTCTCGTTCGACATCTTGACGATCCCGATGGGCTCGTTCTCGATAACCATCTTCAGGACCTGCAGATGACGTTCCAACATATCGACTTCCTTCTCAAGTCTGTCTATCATGGCATTTGTTAACTTGTCTTTGGACCCTTTAAAAGTTACTCTCCGCGAGTGAAACGACCACTCTCAACCATGTGTCAATTCCTGTCAGTAGTTAACGCTTCCGGTCGCACGTGCATGCAGGGGGGTCGCCGTCACGAACGGATTCGTCACGCCGAATCGGTTCGGCCAGGCTGCGGTTGCACGGAGCTGGTCTCACACCGGCGCTGGATGCCGATTAGTATCCACGTCCGTGAACATCTCCCCCCGTCGATCGTCCGCACAGACCGTAATCTGTTTATCGACCGGGCAAGAATCCGCCGCTGTTATGACCGTCACCATCGTCGGGTCGCAACTCGGCGACGAAGGCAAGGGCGGGGTCGTCGATCTCTTCGGCGACGCCGCCGACGTCGTGGCCCGGTATCAGGGCGGCGACAACGCAGGCCATACCGTCGTTCACGACGGCAAGAAGTACAAGCTGTCGCTCGTCCCCTCCGGGGCCGTCCGCGGGAAGGTCGGCGTGCTCGGCAACGGCTGTGTCGTCAACCCCGAGACACTGTTCGACGAGATCGACACGCTCCGCGAGCGAGGACTCGAGCCCGACGTGCGGGTCGCCGAGCGAGCCCACGTCATCCTCCCGTACCACCGGGCGCTGGACGGGATCGAGGAAGACGAGAAGGAAGACCTCGCGGCCGGCACCACCAAACGCGGGATCGGGCCGACCTACGAGGACAAGGCCGGACGGCGCGGGATCCGCGTCGGCGACCTGCTCGACCCCGATACCCTCCGGGAACGCCTCGAGTACGTCGTCCCCCAGAAGCGAGCGATCGCCGAGGACGTCTTCGAGGCCGACACCGGCGAGGCGTTCGACGTCGACCACCTCTTCGAGACCTACCGCGAGTACGGCGAACGGCTCCGCGAGGAGGGGATGACCGTCGACTGCGGCACCTACCTCCAGGATCGCATCGACGACGGCGATAACGTCATGCTCGAGGGCGCGCAGGGTACCTCGATCGACATCGATCACGGGATCTACCCCTACGTGACGTCCTCGAACCCCACCGCGGGCGGAGCGACGGTCGGCACCGGACTCGGCCCGACCGTCGTCGGCCAGGGCGAGGTCATCGGCATCGTCAAGGCCTACCTCTCGCGGGTCGGCACCGGTCCGCTGCCGACCGAACTCGGCGGCGTCGAGGACCAGACGCCCGAATACGATCCTAGCGAGGCGCAACGCGCCTCGGAAAACCGAGCGGCGGAGCCGCGAGGCGACGCGGGTGCAAGCGAGGACGAGGAAGAGCTCGCCACCTACATCCGCGACGAGGGCGGGGAGTACGGAACCGTCACGGGCCGCCCGCGACGGGTCGGCTGGCTCGACATGCCCATGCTGCGCCACGCCGCGCGCGCGAACGGCTTCACGGGACTCGCGATCAACCACATCGACGTCCTCGCGGGGCTCGACGAGGTTCAGGTCGGTCACAGCTACGAGCTCGAGGGGGAGGAGGTCCTCACGATGCCGCCGACGACGGAGAAGTGGGGCGACTGCGAGGCGAACCTGCGATCGTTCGACGGCTGGGACGACGTCGACTGGAGCGCGGTCGCCGACGAGGGGTACGAGGCGATCCCCGAGAACGCCCGCACCTACCTCGAGTACGTCGCCGACGAGCTCGAGGCCGAGATCTACGCGGTCGGCGTCGGTCCGGGCCGCGAGGAGACCGTGGTCGTCGAGAACCCCTACGAGTAGCGGTTCGGAACCGGACCCACCATCGCGAGAACGCCGTCCCGTCGCCGCGGCGTTCCCGAAGCCTTTTGCTGAATGCGTTCGCCTGTCGTAGTATGAAGGAGTCGCTGCTGGAGATCCTCTGTTGCCCACTCGACAAACACGATCTGGAACTGGAAGACGCCGAGTACGACGGCGACGAGGTCGTCGACGGAGCCCTCGTCTGTACCGAGTGTGGCGAGCGCTACCCGATCGAGGACGGGATCCCGAACCTGCTGCCCCCGGACATGCGCGAAGAGTCCCCCGCCTGAACGTTTCCTGAACCGTGTTCACCCCAGCGGTCACCGTCCACGTCAACCGCGGTTCGCCCGAGCGCCTCGAGGCAGCGACCGCTACCTTCGAGACGGCCGAGCCGTTCACCCTGCTGCTCGAGGGCCACGACACGCCGACCCACGTCCACTGCCGGCTCGACGAGAACCTGGCCCGCGTCGCCTCGCTGCCCCAGTCGAACTACTACGTTGAGGCCGACGCGCGGACGCCGGTCCCGATCGACATCGACCCGAGCGCCATCGACGACCCTGTCCAGGGGTATCTCGAGGTATCGACGGGGTACGGTGCCGAGTCGGCGGCGATCGCCGTCACGATCGAGCCCGGGCCTGACAGGGTCGAGGTCGACGAGTCCCTCGCCCAGCCCAACCGCTCGCCGACCGAGAACACCCGGTCGGCGGAGTCATCGAAGCCGCTGTTCGAGGACGTCGAGCTGCCCGGCGGTCTCCAGCCGACGACCCTCGCTGCGCTCGCGCTCGGCGGGGTCGCGCTCGTCCTCGCACTCGCCGTCGCCGCGATCGCCGGCGGCACGACTGCCGTCGCCGTCTTTGCGATCGTCGCCGTCGCCGTCGTCGCCGCGGTCGCGGTCCGTTTTCGCAACTAGTTCTCCCGTTCGACCGTCTCGAGGCCGCCGTCCTCGTCGAAGCGCTTCGCACGGAGGTACCGCGCACGGTAGCGGTTCGCGCCGTCCCCGACGTCGGCCTCCCGGATCTCGTCGGTGCGGCCGTCCGCGACGGCGTCGATCAGTTCCGAGAGCTGGTTGCGCTCGCTCGTCGTCAGCTCGAGTTCGTACGTGCGCTCGTCCTCGGACTCGAGGATCGTCCACTGGCGGGCGGCCGCGATCACGAGCGAACAGGGCTCCCGGCAGGGGAACGGCCCCTCGCCGCCCTCGGGGGCGAGCGCGTCGCCGTCCTCGTACTCCCACTCCCGGCGGCGCAGACACTGGGAGTCGACACAGCAGGCCTCGGCCATCCAGTCGACGGCCTCGCGGGGCAGCTCGTCGATTACGTCGTAGATCCCCGTCTGGCGCGTGGCCGTCTCGGTCCAGTGGTCGACGTCGAGCTCGCCGCGCAGCTCCCGGTACCAGTTGGCGATCGTCGCGGGGTAGAAGAAGTCGACCGCCTCGACGAGCTCGCGGCCCGTCAGCTCGGGAAAGACCCAGCCCGAGCGCAGCGAGGGGGCGGTTTTCAGCGGTCGGTAGCGGCCGTCCTCGTCGTTCGTCGCGAGCTCGCGGGCCTCGCGGGGATCGTCGTGAGTCTCGAGCTCGCCCCGAGGACGGTCGGCGTCGTCGACGTGGCGAAGTTCGTAGCCGCGCTCGTCTTCCGCGAGCAGCTCGGTCGTAACGAGTAGCTCGCCCCACTCCCGCTCGATCCCGTTTGCAAGCGCGTCGTAGCGGGCGGGAACGTCGAGGGGATCGCCTTCGATCGTCCGGTGGTCGATCGTCGCCGCGGCGATCGGCGCTCGCTCACACCACCGCAGGAAGGCTCGCCGGGCCGTCCCCTCGCCGCCGATCGCGTCCCAGTAGCGCCAGTTCGAGACGTACCGCGGGTGCGTGTCGAGGACGTCTCGCAGTTCCGCGCCGTCGAGGCCCGTCCGTTCGGCGTCGGGTGTCTCGAGGACGTACGTGCCGTCGCTCGCCTGCTCGAGGACGAACCCGTCGAACGCGAGGCCGTCCTCGGTCTCGACGGCGGCGAGCAGGTCGGATGGCGAGTCGGACACGGTCAGTCACCCGCCCCCGCGCTCGGTCCGCGCTCGTCTCCGCGTTCGCTCCCGCCGGCGAGGGCCGTCGCGTCGCGAACGCGCTCGCGGGCGTCGCCGACGGCCGCACCCGCGTCGGCCGCCCGTTCGAGGACGACGTCGGCCATCAACCCCTCGGTGCCGACCGCGCCGGCGTACCAGATCCGGTGGCCGTCGACCTCGGCCGGGACCTCCCAGCCCAGCCGGTAGTCCTCGGTCAGTCCCATATCCTCGGGGATGTCCTCCTGGGTGTGGTAGCCGTCGGCGATAAACAGCGGGACGACGACCACGTCCTCGGTCTCGAAGAACTCAGTAACGTCGTCGACCTCCGGCTCCTCGTCCATGAACAGCGCCTTCACCTCGTCGAAGCGGTCCCGCTGGCGGACGCGCTCGGCGTGGTACTCGACGGCCTTCGCGGAGTTCGCGTTGCGCTCGGTGCCGTGGCCGACGACCGCCAGACCGAACCCGTCTCCGACGTCTGGATCTTCGGTGACGCTTTCGGCCCGCTGGACGATCACGTCGGTCATCGCGTCGTGGGTGCCGACGGGACCGCAGTAGTGGATCGTCTTCCCGACATCGGTCGCCTCGAGAGTGGCGTGGGAGGCGTCGGTGCCGTCGGAATCCCACTTCGCGGGATCCCAGTCGTCGAGGCGCAGCTCTCGGGGAATGACCTGCTCGGTGAAATATCCCTCGCTGATAAACAGGGGCACGACGAACACGTCCTCGGACTCGAGAGTGCGGATCACCTCCCGGAAGTGAGGCTCTTCCTTCCAGAAGGCCTCGCGAACCTCGTCGAACGCTTCGGTCTCGCGGACGGTGTCGGCGTGGGCGTAGGTGGGGTCCGATGCGTTCGGATTCAGATGCGACCCGTGGGCCGCGACGACCAGCGCTTGCATGCGCGGCCGTTAGAAGGGGTCCCGTTTAGGGACTTCGCTGGGGGCACGGGTCGCCGACGTTCCGGACGACTCGGGCGACGACCCGTCGAGTGCGAGCTGCGAGCGGTCGGCTACGGCACTGTGACGTCGGTCCGGGCCTCGCACCTGCCCTCCTGGGCGCGCAGCTCCGCGACAGCGGTGTACTCCCCCGACCGGGGATTCTCCCACTCGGCCTCGTAGGTCGCCGTCTCGTCGGGGGCGATCCGTTCGGAGCTGATCATCTGGGCGAACATTCGGCCGTCGGTGTAGCGCCAGACCTCCCGTCCCTCGTCCTCGACGACGAACTCGGCCTTGCAGGCGTCGGAGAACTGGAGCTCGACGGGATCGGTGCCCTCGTTCGCGACGGTAAACTCGAACCGAACCGCGTCCGTTCCCGCGCCGGACGATACCTCCGCCTCGAGTCGTCCCTCGAGTGCCATACTCGCCTCTCGGCCTGCTCGCCGTATAGTTCTTCAGCCGGCAGCGACCGATTTGAGCGGAACGCCTACCACCGAACGGAACCGAGGACGGACATGGATCCGTTTCGAAACACGAGCCAGCCCGACTGGGACTGGTGGGGAAAACTCTGGCCGACGCCGGGGGCGACGCTTCGCCGGCTCGGCCTCGACCGCGGAACGTCCCTCGCCGAGGTCGGCTCGGGCAACGGCTACTTCGCGCTGCCGGCCGCCCGGATCACCGCTCCCGCACCGGTGTACGCCGTCGACCTCGAGGGCTCGCTCCTCGCCGAACTCGAGGAGCTCGCGGCCCGACAGGAGATCGAGAACGTCCGACCGATCCGCGGCGACGCGCGGGAACTCGATCGGCTGCTCCCGGAACCGATCGACGCGGTCCTGCTCGCCAACGCCTTCCACGGGATCGCTCCCGAGGATCGAGCGACGGTTCTCGGGGCCGTCCACGACTCGCTCCGGCCCGGCGGGACGTTCGTCGTCGTCAACTGGGCGGATCGCCCGCGCGAGGAGACGACAGTCGACGGCGAGACCCGCGGTCCGCCGACCGAGCTCAGGGTCGGTCCGGAGGAAACGCGCGAGGCGGTCCGCGAACACACTGATCTCGGGTTCGATCGGGCCGTCGAGCTCCCCCCGTACCACTACGGGCTGGTCTTCGAGCGCGAGCGGTAGCCCGCGGAGCAGTACGCCTATCCCTGTTCGCCACTAACCCCGCGGCGTGCAACTCGTCGGGTACGAGCCGAGCGGACGGGGGTCAGCACTGGTTGTCGCCGACGGCGACAGCGTCGAGGACGTCCCGCTCGAGTCCGGCACGGAGCTCTCCTACGTCCTCGGCTCGCGGCGCTGTGCGGGGACGATCGACGACGGCGAGCACGTCGCCTGTAACCGCTCGACGGCGCCGTACTGCGAGTACCACACGAGCACGTGGGTCTGTGCCCGCTGTACGGGCGACTGTCTCAAACCGGAGATGGACTGCTACCAGGAACACGCCGTCTACGTCGCCGCCTTCGCCCCGGACACGTTCAAGGTCGGGGTCACCAAGTCCCGGCGCCTCGGGACCCGCCTCCGCGAACAGGGCGCGGACCGGGCAGCCCACGTCCACACGGTCTCGAACGGGCGAATCGCCCGCGAGCTCGAGGCCGAGATCGCCGACTGGCTGGTCGATCGCGTCCGAACGCGCCCGAAGGTCACAGCCCTCGCCGAGACGGTCGACGAGGACGCCTGGGAGGCGGTTCTGTCGGAGTTCGACGTCCTCGACCGGTTCGATCTCGACTACGGCCTCGACCTCGAGACTCGCCCCGTCCGGGAGACGATGGCCTCGGGCACCGTCGTCGGCGTGAAGGGGCGACTCCTGGTCCTCGAAACGAGCGGGACGACCTACGCTGTCGATATGCGCGACCTCGTGGGCTACGAGATTGCGGAGGGGGAGACGAGCCGGAACCTCCAGTCATCGCTTGGCTCGTTCGGTTGATCGGGCCCGACTGTCGTACTCCGACGTGGCGCTTTGCTCTCGAGAGCGGTCAGTACTCCAGCTTCGTGTCGCCCGTCTCGCCCCAGCGCTCGAGGCGGTCGTCCTCGACGTCGTAGTCGATGTCGTAGGGCGTTCGCTCCGTCCACCCCTCGCCGGTCAAGTGGCTCGTGACAGCCGTAGCCGCCTCGCCGTAGCGGTCGCCCCGGTGGAAATGCGAGGACGTCAGATCGACCACGTCGAGGTGGGCGTGGATCGCGGCCCGGTCGTCGTCGACGCGCCAGACGTGGACGTGCTCCCAGCCGTCGCTCAGCTGCGGCCGTCGGTAGGAGGCGTCGGGCGAAACGAGTTCTTCGGCGTCGCGGTCCCAGGCCTTCGCGGTTGCGTCGGGAAGCACGGGCGTCCACTCGAGGTTGCCCAGTCCGGTGAAGGCGTCCTCGACTGCCTCGAGCGCCGACGCCGAGCCGTCGGCGCGGGCGTGGAGGTTGATCGGCAGAGCGGGGTGCCACTCGCCGTCGTCGTTCGGTTTGTACAGACACAGCGGGTAGTCGTCCTCGCCGTCGCGGTCGGCGTCGACGACTGCGTCGGTCGGTTCCGCGCTCGCGCTCGTACTCGCGACGGTGCCGACGGCGACCGCGCTCCCGGCCCCGGCGATCACTTGCCGTCTGGTGGGTTCTCGATCCATGGACGATCACCGGCGTTCCGGGTCGACTGCGTCGGTTTCGAGAGCGGCGTTCGCTTGCACGCCCTCCCTTTCGGAGACGTCCGATAGAAGGGTTCGGCCTGAATGTTCGTGGCTCGGTCCTCGC
This genomic window from Natronococcus occultus SP4 contains:
- a CDS encoding CbiX/SirB N-terminal domain-containing protein; this translates as MQALVVAAHGSHLNPNASDPTYAHADTVRETEAFDEVREAFWKEEPHFREVIRTLESEDVFVVPLFISEGYFTEQVIPRELRLDDWDPAKWDSDGTDASHATLEATDVGKTIHYCGPVGTHDAMTDVIVQRAESVTEDPDVGDGFGLAVVGHGTERNANSAKAVEYHAERVRQRDRFDEVKALFMDEEPEVDDVTEFFETEDVVVVPLFIADGYHTQEDIPEDMGLTEDYRLGWEVPAEVDGHRIWYAGAVGTEGLMADVVLERAADAGAAVGDARERVRDATALAGGSERGDERGPSAGAGD
- a CDS encoding BsuPI-related putative proteinase inhibitor, yielding MALEGRLEAEVSSGAGTDAVRFEFTVANEGTDPVELQFSDACKAEFVVEDEGREVWRYTDGRMFAQMISSERIAPDETATYEAEWENPRSGEYTAVAELRAQEGRCEARTDVTVP
- a CDS encoding class I SAM-dependent methyltransferase, coding for MDPFRNTSQPDWDWWGKLWPTPGATLRRLGLDRGTSLAEVGSGNGYFALPAARITAPAPVYAVDLEGSLLAELEELAARQEIENVRPIRGDARELDRLLPEPIDAVLLANAFHGIAPEDRATVLGAVHDSLRPGGTFVVVNWADRPREETTVDGETRGPPTELRVGPEETREAVREHTDLGFDRAVELPPYHYGLVFERER
- a CDS encoding DUF2797 domain-containing protein → MQLVGYEPSGRGSALVVADGDSVEDVPLESGTELSYVLGSRRCAGTIDDGEHVACNRSTAPYCEYHTSTWVCARCTGDCLKPEMDCYQEHAVYVAAFAPDTFKVGVTKSRRLGTRLREQGADRAAHVHTVSNGRIARELEAEIADWLVDRVRTRPKVTALAETVDEDAWEAVLSEFDVLDRFDLDYGLDLETRPVRETMASGTVVGVKGRLLVLETSGTTYAVDMRDLVGYEIAEGETSRNLQSSLGSFG